Proteins encoded by one window of Halomonas chromatireducens:
- a CDS encoding transglutaminase TgpA family protein, producing MIARGWLARRQRPRPEAAVLADGRELGAAMLRRLVIGQCLVLALHLAWMPIWLVALALGVAAWRFLELRQRLPPAGRVLRLGGVVALLGALWLHYGVMSQMEGLIGLLLGVYLLKLLETHDRRGARVVVVIGIIATGVAFLHDQGIPMALGALVALGWLLQSLNWLAGAPDARRAWGETAWLLLYSAPLMVVLFLVFPRLGPLWSMPQMDRASTGLSDEVSPGDIAQLSRSDARVFRAAFDGEEPATHERYWRVYTLSGTDGRRWFRAPPDELAATLGLTEASFARQGRRSPWVDEAAGEGRFRAELLLDPDSRPWLPSLGTPLATDSEQRYLADGTLERLAGGGSRSLLRRESRGAAPANADPAGDAWNTMLPNRANPRTRALGERLWQESGGDKHAFLAAGMAPFGEAPFRYTLMPPRLNSRHRVDEFLFESRAGYCTHYASAAATLIRAAGIPSRLVVGFLGGERHPDGYFTIRDYDAHAWVEVWLDGGWQRLDPTAAIAPERIELGPQAVEGSAETFLADSPFSSLRLRELDWANRLRLRWENLEYQWQRGVIGYQREVARSFMQRLGERLEVGYGWLMAHLRSAPWVVVAWLSGAVLALVGMAWLLRLGLRQRRWRNESAMLEYLQERLARLGLEPVSGETPAGHLRRVASACGPASGALEAVVEEYERLAYAPLNEADRRAGLRRLRQAVQKVRRRLPKARYRIRRGGAAREDVAS from the coding sequence GTGATCGCAAGAGGCTGGCTGGCACGTCGCCAACGGCCCCGCCCGGAGGCGGCGGTGCTGGCCGACGGTCGCGAGCTTGGTGCCGCGATGCTTCGGCGCCTGGTCATTGGCCAGTGCCTGGTGCTGGCGCTGCACCTTGCCTGGATGCCGATCTGGCTGGTGGCGCTGGCACTCGGCGTGGCGGCCTGGCGTTTTCTGGAGCTGCGTCAACGGTTGCCCCCGGCCGGGCGTGTATTGCGCCTGGGCGGAGTTGTCGCGCTGTTGGGCGCCCTCTGGCTGCACTATGGCGTCATGTCTCAAATGGAAGGGCTGATCGGGCTGCTGCTGGGCGTTTACCTGCTCAAGCTGCTCGAGACCCATGACCGGCGCGGCGCCCGGGTGGTGGTGGTGATCGGCATCATCGCGACCGGGGTGGCCTTCCTGCACGATCAGGGGATACCGATGGCACTGGGTGCCTTGGTGGCGCTGGGCTGGCTGCTGCAGTCGCTGAACTGGCTGGCCGGCGCGCCGGACGCTCGCCGCGCCTGGGGCGAAACCGCATGGCTGCTGCTCTATTCGGCGCCGCTGATGGTGGTGCTGTTTCTGGTATTTCCTCGGCTGGGACCGCTATGGAGCATGCCACAGATGGATCGTGCCTCCACCGGACTTTCCGATGAGGTATCGCCGGGGGATATCGCACAGCTTTCGCGCAGCGATGCCCGTGTCTTCCGCGCGGCGTTCGACGGCGAGGAACCGGCGACTCACGAGCGCTACTGGCGGGTCTATACGCTCTCCGGCACCGACGGTCGGCGCTGGTTCCGGGCGCCCCCCGACGAGCTGGCCGCGACCCTGGGGCTAACCGAAGCCAGCTTCGCTCGCCAGGGGCGACGCTCGCCCTGGGTGGACGAGGCGGCCGGTGAGGGGCGCTTTCGCGCCGAGCTGCTGCTGGACCCCGACAGCCGCCCCTGGCTCCCCTCGCTGGGCACGCCGCTGGCCACTGACAGCGAACAGCGCTATCTGGCCGATGGCACACTGGAGCGGCTTGCTGGGGGGGGTTCGCGCAGCCTGCTGCGCCGGGAGAGTAGGGGGGCGGCCCCGGCCAATGCCGACCCCGCCGGCGACGCCTGGAACACCATGCTGCCGAACCGGGCCAACCCCCGTACCCGGGCGCTGGGCGAGCGGCTGTGGCAGGAGAGCGGGGGGGACAAGCATGCCTTCCTGGCGGCAGGCATGGCCCCGTTCGGCGAGGCCCCCTTCCGCTATACCCTCATGCCGCCGCGCCTGAACTCCCGTCATCGGGTCGACGAATTCCTGTTCGAGAGCCGTGCCGGCTACTGCACCCACTATGCTTCGGCCGCCGCGACCCTTATTCGTGCGGCGGGGATTCCGTCGCGCCTGGTAGTCGGTTTTCTGGGCGGTGAACGCCATCCGGATGGCTATTTCACCATTCGCGACTACGATGCCCACGCCTGGGTCGAGGTGTGGCTCGACGGCGGCTGGCAACGCCTTGACCCTACGGCCGCCATTGCCCCCGAGCGTATCGAGCTGGGGCCCCAGGCCGTCGAGGGAAGTGCCGAGACCTTCCTGGCCGACTCGCCCTTCTCCTCGCTGCGACTGCGTGAGCTGGACTGGGCCAATCGCCTGCGGCTGCGTTGGGAAAATCTGGAGTACCAGTGGCAGCGAGGCGTCATCGGTTACCAGCGAGAGGTGGCCAGGTCGTTCATGCAGCGCCTCGGCGAGCGGCTGGAGGTGGGGTACGGCTGGCTCATGGCGCATCTGCGCTCGGCACCCTGGGTGGTCGTTGCCTGGCTGAGTGGCGCGGTGCTTGCGCTGGTGGGGATGGCATGGCTGCTGCGATTGGGCTTGCGCCAGCGCCGCTGGCGTAATGAAAGCGCCATGCTGGAATATCTTCAGGAGCGGCTGGCTCGTCTTGGCCTGGAGCCTGTCTCCGGCGAGACCCCTGCCGGCCACCTGCGGCGTGTCGCCTCGGCGTGCGGCCCTGCCAGTGGTGCCCTTGAGGCGGTGGTCGAGGAGTACGAACGTCTTGCCTATGCACCGCTGAATGAAGCGGATCGGCGTGCCGGCCTGAGACGACTACGACAGGCGGTTCAGAAGGTCCGGCGGCGCTTGCCCAAGGCGCGATATCGAATTCGCCGGGGTGGTGCCGCGAGGGAGGACGTGGCATCGTAA
- a CDS encoding glutathione peroxidase produces the protein MAIHEHDCRTHRGEPFNLQALKGQVLLIVNVASRCGYTPQLRELERLYGRYRDRGFTVLAFPCNQFARQAPESALDFCAMSSSQYGVTFPIMQKVKVNGSQAHPLFKELKQHAPGVLGTTLIKWNFTKFLVGRDGRVIRRFAPGEGRDVLALALEEALDET, from the coding sequence ATGGCCATTCACGAGCACGACTGTCGCACTCATCGCGGCGAACCCTTCAACTTGCAGGCCCTCAAGGGGCAGGTGCTGTTGATCGTCAACGTGGCGAGCCGGTGTGGCTACACGCCTCAGCTACGTGAACTGGAGCGGCTTTATGGCCGCTACCGCGATCGTGGCTTCACCGTGCTGGCCTTTCCCTGCAATCAGTTTGCCCGGCAGGCCCCGGAGTCAGCGCTGGACTTCTGTGCCATGAGTTCTTCCCAATACGGTGTCACCTTTCCCATCATGCAGAAGGTCAAGGTCAACGGCTCACAGGCGCATCCGCTCTTCAAGGAGCTCAAGCAGCATGCGCCGGGGGTGCTCGGCACCACGCTCATCAAATGGAATTTCACCAAGTTTCTGGTGGGCCGGGATGGCCGGGTAATACGACGCTTCGCCCCAGGTGAGGGCCGTGATGTGCTGGCGCTCGCCCTGGAGGAGGCTCTGGATGAGACCTGA